A DNA window from Suncus etruscus isolate mSunEtr1 chromosome 8, mSunEtr1.pri.cur, whole genome shotgun sequence contains the following coding sequences:
- the GPR183 gene encoding G-protein coupled receptor 183, producing the protein MVEQRQRGCGQLGTPWPVAGGEEGTAEMDSNFTMALTTVSSSSSSDPQPEVCDLYAHHGTARVLMPLHYCAVFVIGLVGNVLALVVIVQNRKKINSTTLYSTNLVVSDILFTTALPARIAYYALGFDWHLGEPLCRITALVFYVNTYAGVNFMTCLSVDRFFAVVHPLRYHQLKRVEYAKGICVGVWVLVLAQTLPLLVRPMSKEEDGRTTCMEYPNFEETAALPWILLGACLVGYVLPLAVILLCYSRICCKLFRTAKQNPLSEKSGVNKKALNIIVLIIVVFVLCFTPYHVALIQHMIRKLLEPGPLDCSRRQAFQVSLHVTVCLMNFNCCMDPFIYFFACKGYKRRVMKILKRQVSVSISSAVRSAPEENSREMTETQTMIHSKSLNGK; encoded by the coding sequence GGACCCCGTGGCCCGTGGCTGGTGGCGAAGAGGGGACGGCTGAGATGGACTCCAACTTCACCATGGCCCTGACCActgtcagcagcagcagcagcagcgaccCTCAGCCTGAGGTCTGTGACCTCTACGCGCACCACGGCACGGCCAGGGTGCTCATGCCTCTGCACTACTGTGCTGTCTTCGTCATTGGGCTGGTGGGCAACGTGCTAGCCTTGGTGGTCATTGTGCAGAACCGGAAGAAGATCAACTCCACCACTCTCTACTCCACCAACCTGGTGGTATCTGACATCCTGTTCACCACAGCCCTGCCGGCCCGCATCGCCTACTATGCCCTGGGCTTTGACTGGCACCTGGGCGAGCCCCTGTGCCGGATCACAGCGCTCGTGTTCTATGTCAACACCTACGCGGGTGTCAACTTCATGACCTGCCTGAGCGTCGACCGCTTCTTCGCCGTGGTGCACCCGCTGCGCTACCACCAGCTCAAGCGGGTGGAGTATGCCAAGGGCATCTGCGTGGGCGTCTGGGTCCTGGTGTTGGCACAGACGCTGCCGCTGCTCGTCAGGCCCATGTCCAAGGAGGAGGACGGCCGGACCACGTGCATGGAGTACCCCAACTTCGAGGAGACGGCCGCCCTGCCCTGGATCCTGCTGGGTGCCTGCCTGGTGGGCTACGTGCTCCCGCTGGCCGTCATCCTCCTGTGCTATTCCCGCATCTGCTGCAAGCTCTTCCGCACCGCCAAGCAGAACCCGCTGAGCGAGAAGTCGGGAGTCAACAAGAAGGCCCTCAACATCATCGTCCTCATCATCGTGGTTTTCGTGCTCTGCTTCACGCCCTACCACGTGGCCCTCATCCAGCACATGATCCGGAAACTTTTGGAACCCGGGCCCCTGGACTGCAGCCGGCGCCAGGCCTTCCAGGTCTCCCTGCATGTCACCGTGTGCCTCATGAACTTCAACTGCTGCATGGACCCCTTCATCTACTTCTTCGCCTGCAAGGGCTACAAGCGGAGGGTGATGAAGATACTCAAGAGGCAGGTCAGCGTCTCCATCTCCAGTGCCGTGAGGTCGGCCCCCGAGGAGAACTCGCGGGAAATGACCGAGACCCAAACGATGATCCACTCCAAGTCTCTGAACGGGAAGTGA